The region GCGCAGCGATGCGAACGCGGCAGCGCTGAACACGCTGGTCGAAGAGCGTTCGTGGCTCTCGCACCTCGCTTCTGACGAAGCGACCCGGTCGAAGACTAGCGTTTGCCTCTCGGTCGAAGGCGCGGACGCGGATTTCATCAAGAAGTTCGCCGCCCTCCTCGAAAAGCAGGGCGCAGCCTATGACATCGCCGGTTACCGCGATGCCCCCGCTGGCCTGCGCATCTGGTGCGGCGCGACCGTCAACGCCGAGGACATCGCCGACCTCGGCCCTTGGCTCGACTGGGCCTACGAGACGACCAAGGCCGAACTGGCTGCGGCCTGACCTTGCCTCTTGCCCTCTCCCCTTCAGGGGAGAGGGTTGGGAGAGGGGATTTGCCCCTTGCTCCCGCATGTTCCAACCAATTCAGGGCCGGTGGCAGGACTCCCCCTCTCCCCGGCCCTCTCCCCTGAAGGGGAGAGGGAGACACTCATGACCAAGCCCAAGGTTCTCATTTCCGACAAGATGGACCCCAACGCCGCCCGCATCTTCACCGAGATGGGCTGCGACGTCGACGTGATCACCGGCGAGACGCCGGAACAGCTGATCGCCCGCATCGGCGAATACGATGGCCTTGCCATCCGTTCCTCGACCAAGGTGACCAAGGCGATCCTCGATGCCGCCACCAATCTGAAGGTCATCGGCCGCGCCGGCATCGGCGTCGACAACGTCGACATCCCCTACGCCTCGTCCAAGGGCGTGGTCGTGATGAACACCCCGTTCGGCAATTCGATCACCACTGCCGAGCACGCCATCGCGATGATGTTCGCGCTCGCCCGCCAGATCCCCGAAGCCAACGCCCAGACCCAGGCGGGCCTGTGGCCGAAGAACGGCTTCATGGGCGTTGAAGTCACCGGCAAGACATTGGGCCTGATCGGCGCGGGCAACATCGGCTCGATCGTCGCCTCGCGCGCTCTGGGCCTCAAGATGAAGGTCGTCGCCTTTGATCCGTTCCTGACGCCCGAGCGCGCCGTGGAAATGGGCGTCGAAAAGGCCGATCTCGATACGCTGCTGGCCAAGGCAGACTTCATCACGCTGCACACCCCGCTGACCGACCAGACCCGCAACATCCTCTCGGCCGAGAACATCGCCAAGACGAAGAAGGGCGTGCGCATCATCAACTGCGCGCGTGGGGGCCTGATCGATGAAGCCGCGCTGAAGGCTGCGCTGGATTCGGGCCAGGTTGCAGGCGCCGCGCTTGACGTGTTCGAGACCGAGCCCGCCAAGGAATCGCCGCTGTTCGGCACCCCGAACTTCATCTGCACCCCGCACCTCGGTGCGAGCACGACCGAAGCGCAGGTCAACGTCGCCCTTCAGGTGGCAGAGCAGATGGCCGATTTCCTCGTGACCGGCGGCGTCACCAACGCGCTCAACATGCCGTCGCTCTCGGCAGAGGAAGCACCGAAGCTCAAGCCCTACATGGCGCTCGCCGAAAAGCTCGGCAAGCTGGTTGGCCAGCTCGCGCACGACAACCTGACCAAGATCGCCATCGAGGTTGAAGGCGCCGCCGCGCAGCTCAACCAGAAGCCAATCACCGCTGCGGTCCTTGCCGGCCTGATGAGCCAGTATTCGCAGAGCGTGAACATGGTCAACGCGCCGTTCCTCGCCAAGGAACGCGGGCTCGACGTGCGCGAAGTGCGCCATGATCGCGAAGGCGAATACCGCACGCTGGTGCGCGTCACCGTCAGCACCAGCCAGGGCGAACGCTCGGTTGCGGGCACGCTGTTCGGCAACGGCCAGCCGCGCCTTGTCGAGATCTTCGGCATCGGCATCGAAGCCGACCTTGATGGCGACATGCTCTACATCGTCAACTCCGACGCGCCGGGCTTCATCGGCCGCATCGGCACGCTGCTCGGCCAGTCGAACATCAACATCGGCACCTTCCACCTCGGCCGCCGCGAAGCCGGTGGCGAGGCGGTGCTGCTGCTCTCGCTCGACAGCCCGGTGCCGCAGGACGTGCTCAAGCAGGCCTGCGACATCCAGGGCGTCCGCACGGTCAAGGCGCTGAACTTCGTCTGATCCAGCGTCAGCGTGAAATCGAGGGGCGGGTGCAGCGATGCGCCCGCCTTTTCCGTTTCGCGCGGAGGCGCGGAGAAGATTACGGGCTCCGCCCGGGATGAATCACGCGAAGACGCAAAGACGCGAAGAGGTTGCGCGCGCCGCAGGCCTTCATTGCCAATCGAATGGCGTGTAGAGGAGAATGCGGCTGCGCCGCTTGGCGCGACATCTTCGCGTCTTTGCGTCTTTGCGTGAGATATCCTTTTCTTCTCCGCGCCTCTGCGCGAAACAAGAACACGCGCAACATCACAGGTTCGACATTTCCCATCCATCCCGCTAAGCGCGCCGACATGACCGACGTCGATTCCAGCTTGCTGCCCGAGGGGCTTGAGGACCGCCTGCCACGTGAGGCGGCGACCACCACGCGCGTGATGCGCAGCATTCAGGACGTGATGCACGGCCATGGTTATGACCGCGTGCTGCCGCCGATGATCGAGTTCGAAAAGAGTCTCGCCGCGCGCATGGCGGGCATTCAATCCCGCCGCATGTTCCGCTTCACCGATCCGTCGAGCTTGCGAATGATGGGCCTGCGCTCTGACCACACCCCGCAGATCGGCCGCATCGCCCAGACCCGCCTTGCCGAAGCCGCGCGCCCCTTGCGGCTGATGTATGCAGGGCAGGTGCTGACGATCAAGAGCGACGGGCTGAACCCCGCGCGCGAGAAGCTGCAGTGCGGCGCCGAATTGGTCGGCGCGGACAATCTGGCGGCGGCGACCGAGATCGTATCCATCGCGGTCGAGGCGCTGCAGGCGGCAGGCGCGCGCGGCGTCAGCGTCGATTTCACCCTGCCCGATCTGGTCGATACGCTCGCCGCCAAGGCCTTTCCGCTGGCGCCCGAACAGATCGAGGCGGTGCGCCGCGAGCTCGATACCAAGGATGCTGGCGGCCTGCGCGATGTCGGCGGCGAGGCCTATGTGCCCCTGCTCTACGCCACCGGCGAGTTCGACAGCGCGATCGAGAAGCTTTGCGAGATCGATGCTGGCGGCGCGCTCGCCTCGCGCATCGCCGCGCTCAGGCAGATCGCCGCGAGCCTGAACGGCGCGGCGCGGCTGACGCTGGACCCCAGCGAGCGCCACGGCTTCGAATACCAGACCTGGTTCGGCTTCACCCTCTACGCCGAAGGCGCGCGTGGCCCGTTGGGGCGCGGTGGCACATATCGCATCGCGGGCAACGGCAAGGATGAGGCCGCTACCGGCTTCTCGCTGTATCCGGATGCGCTGATCGACCTGCTCTCGGCCAGCGAAACGCCAGAGGACCGCGTGTTCCTGCCGCTCGGGCATGACCGCGATGAAGCCGCGCGGTTGCGCTCGATCGGCTGGCGCACGGTTGCGGCGCTCAGCGATGCGGACAGCGCGAAGGGGTTGGGGTGCACGCATGTGCTGGGGGCTGTCGGGCCGGAGAAGGTTTGAACACAGCGCTGATCCTCCCAGTTTTTCCGCAGGACAAACGGGGAGGTGGCATTCGCGGCAGCGAATGACGGAGGGGTTTCTTTTTCCCTCCACCACCCTTCGGGCGGTCCCCTCCCCATTTGTGCTT is a window of Novosphingobium sp. THN1 DNA encoding:
- a CDS encoding ATP phosphoribosyltransferase regulatory subunit, whose translation is MTDVDSSLLPEGLEDRLPREAATTTRVMRSIQDVMHGHGYDRVLPPMIEFEKSLAARMAGIQSRRMFRFTDPSSLRMMGLRSDHTPQIGRIAQTRLAEAARPLRLMYAGQVLTIKSDGLNPAREKLQCGAELVGADNLAAATEIVSIAVEALQAAGARGVSVDFTLPDLVDTLAAKAFPLAPEQIEAVRRELDTKDAGGLRDVGGEAYVPLLYATGEFDSAIEKLCEIDAGGALASRIAALRQIAASLNGAARLTLDPSERHGFEYQTWFGFTLYAEGARGPLGRGGTYRIAGNGKDEAATGFSLYPDALIDLLSASETPEDRVFLPLGHDRDEAARLRSIGWRTVAALSDADSAKGLGCTHVLGAVGPEKV
- the serA gene encoding phosphoglycerate dehydrogenase encodes the protein MTKPKVLISDKMDPNAARIFTEMGCDVDVITGETPEQLIARIGEYDGLAIRSSTKVTKAILDAATNLKVIGRAGIGVDNVDIPYASSKGVVVMNTPFGNSITTAEHAIAMMFALARQIPEANAQTQAGLWPKNGFMGVEVTGKTLGLIGAGNIGSIVASRALGLKMKVVAFDPFLTPERAVEMGVEKADLDTLLAKADFITLHTPLTDQTRNILSAENIAKTKKGVRIINCARGGLIDEAALKAALDSGQVAGAALDVFETEPAKESPLFGTPNFICTPHLGASTTEAQVNVALQVAEQMADFLVTGGVTNALNMPSLSAEEAPKLKPYMALAEKLGKLVGQLAHDNLTKIAIEVEGAAAQLNQKPITAAVLAGLMSQYSQSVNMVNAPFLAKERGLDVREVRHDREGEYRTLVRVTVSTSQGERSVAGTLFGNGQPRLVEIFGIGIEADLDGDMLYIVNSDAPGFIGRIGTLLGQSNINIGTFHLGRREAGGEAVLLLSLDSPVPQDVLKQACDIQGVRTVKALNFV